The genomic segment TGACCGAAAGCTGCTTACTGGAACTGACAAGTTTCGTTATGCTGATCCTGTTCTTGATGAAGAGCGAGACCAGCTATATGCGGTGGGTGAAGACCATTCCGATCCTAATGAAGTCAGGAATATGTTGCTCAAAGTTTCCCTGGATGGGAGCGGTTCACAGCTCGTGATTGCTGAAGGTCATGACTTTTATTCAAATCCACAAATAAGCCCTGATGGTCACAAGCTGCTATTCCTGACCTGGGATCATCCCCATATGCCCTGGGATGGAACCCAGTTGTGGCTCGGTGACCTTGATAAAACTGGAAATATAAGTCACCTCGAACTGATCGCGGGAGTTGAAGCGGAATCAGTCTTTCAGCCACGATGGGATCCGAATGGGGATATCTATTTTATCTCTGATCGCAATGGTTGGTGGAATCTGGTTGAGTATTCACAAGGGATCACCCGCTGCATCCTTGAGATGAAAGCTGAGTTTGGTCTTCCGCAATGGATTTTTGGTATGAGCACTTATGCTGTACTGAATTCAGGTGAACTGGTGGCTGCATACCGAGATCTGTCCGGTTCCCAACTCATCCGGATCAATGCTGCAAGTGGCAACTATACCGCTATTGAATTGCCATACTCTGATATTGATCAGGTCAGAGGATCAGGTGATATGATCTCATTTATTGGGCATACCCGGGATCAACCAGGCGAGATCGTGGCGATGGACTTGTACTCAGGAAAGTCTCAGGTGTTGCGTAAGGCTTCTGAGACCGATCTGGATGACATTTATATCTCATCTGCTGAGATGATCACATTCGAACCGCGACCGGGAGAATTAACCTATGCCTGGTATTATCCACCTCTAAATCCAGATTATCAAGCACCTCCAGCAGAAAAACCTCCTTTGATCGTGTTGAGTCATGGAGGCCCAACTGGCTATAGCTCAGGGGCTTTCAGCTTAATCGTCCAATATTGGACAACTCGCGGTTTTGCTATTGTGGATGTTAATTACAGCGGCAGTACTGGATTTGGTCGCAAGTATCGCCAGCGTTTAGTTGGAAACTGGGGTATTCGTGATGTAGAGGACTGTGCTGCAGCAGCTGCACATTTAGTGGATGAGGGCAAAGTCGATCCGGAACGATTGATCATCAAAGGGGGCAGTGCAGGAGGCTATACAACGCTGGCAGCCCTAACCTTTACAGACGTGTTTAAGGCCGGAGCCAGCTACTATGGGGTTGGCGACCTGGAGCTTTTGACACGGGATACCCACAAGTTCGAAAGCCGGTATCTTGATCGATTGGTTGGAGCCTATCCAGCAGAAAAACAATTGTATCGGGAGCGGTCACCCATCAATCACACGGAACAATTGGATTGTCCAGTGATATTTCTGCAAGGATTGGATGACCCTGTTGTGCCTCCCAATCAAGCAGAGACGATGGTGGAGGCACTGAGAGCAAAAGGAATCCCCGTAGCTTATGTACCGTTTGAAGGGGAGTCTCACGGATTTCGGCAGGCCAGTACAATTATCAGAGCGATTGAGAGTGAGTTCTATTTCTATGCGAAAATATTTGGGATAGAACCAGCTGATTCACTGGATGGCATTGAGATATACAATTTGTAAGTAATGACAAGATCGGGAAATACAGTACCTGGTCTCGTCTTTCTGAAAATTCAGCCTGGATCTCATTCAGTTCAAACCTGGCCATAACCAATACCATATTCAGTTCCATCTGCGCTTTCTAGCAGGATAATGAAAATTCCATATGGATTAGTCCCTGCGAGTCCTGCAGGGACTGCTTGCCGTGGCGTAGTTGGAAGACATAGACAGGCGTGGAGTTCATCCTGAGTAACATCGAAGGGCTCCATTAGACGGTTAAACGCGCATCTTGGACTGAAATTGGTATTACCCGGCTTCGCTTTCAGCTACTCCACTATGGAGTTAACTTGGGTTTACCCGGCTTCGCTTTCA from the Candidatus Neomarinimicrobiota bacterium genome contains:
- a CDS encoding S9 family peptidase — encoded protein: MNMKFRQIKPYGTWKSPVSSESLVESSLRLGQINIDHDKICWTEGRPSEKGRTALMEWSEKQGSREISHVDWDIRTRAHEYGGGAFLADKSRRFYIDNQDQQLYEILATGDRKLLTGTDKFRYADPVLDEERDQLYAVGEDHSDPNEVRNMLLKVSLDGSGSQLVIAEGHDFYSNPQISPDGHKLLFLTWDHPHMPWDGTQLWLGDLDKTGNISHLELIAGVEAESVFQPRWDPNGDIYFISDRNGWWNLVEYSQGITRCILEMKAEFGLPQWIFGMSTYAVLNSGELVAAYRDLSGSQLIRINAASGNYTAIELPYSDIDQVRGSGDMISFIGHTRDQPGEIVAMDLYSGKSQVLRKASETDLDDIYISSAEMITFEPRPGELTYAWYYPPLNPDYQAPPAEKPPLIVLSHGGPTGYSSGAFSLIVQYWTTRGFAIVDVNYSGSTGFGRKYRQRLVGNWGIRDVEDCAAAAAHLVDEGKVDPERLIIKGGSAGGYTTLAALTFTDVFKAGASYYGVGDLELLTRDTHKFESRYLDRLVGAYPAEKQLYRERSPINHTEQLDCPVIFLQGLDDPVVPPNQAETMVEALRAKGIPVAYVPFEGESHGFRQASTIIRAIESEFYFYAKIFGIEPADSLDGIEIYNL